A genomic window from Lutra lutra chromosome 17, mLutLut1.2, whole genome shotgun sequence includes:
- the CEBPA gene encoding CCAAT/enhancer-binding protein alpha encodes MESADFYEAEPRPPMSSHLQSPPHAPSSAAFGFPRGAGSAQPPAPPAAPETLGGICEHETSIDISAYIDPAAFNDEFLADLFQHSRQQEKAKAAAAPAGAAGGDFDYTGAPGGPGGSVMPGGAHGPPPGYGCAAAGYLDGRLEPLYERVGAPALRPLVIKQEPREEDEAKQLALAGLFPYQPPPPPPPPHPHPPPAHLAAPHLQFQIAHCGQTTMHLQPGHPTPPPTPVPSPHPAPALGPAGLPGPGGALKGLAATHPDLRAGGGGNAGKVKKSVDKNSNEYRVRRERNNIAVRKSRDKAKQRNVETQQKVLELTSDNDRLRKRVEQLSRELDTLRGIFRQLPESSLVKAMGNCA; translated from the coding sequence ATGGAGTCGGCCGACTTCTACGAGGCGGAGCCGCGGCCCCCGATGAGCAGCCACCTCCAGAGTCCCCCGCACGCGCCCAGCAGCGCCGCCTTTGGCTTTCCCCGGGGCGCGGGCTCCGCgcaaccccccgccccacctgccgCCCCGGAGACGCTGGGCGGCATCTGCGAACACGAGACGTCCATCGACATCAGCGCCTACATCGACCCGGCCGCTTTCAACGACGAGTTCCTGGCCGACCTGTTCCAGCACAGCCGGCAGCAGGAGAAGGCCAAGGCGGCCGCGGCCCCCGCAGGAGCCGCCGGCGGCGACTTTGACTACACGGGCGCCCCCGGGGGCCCCGGCGGCTCCGTGATGCCGGGAGGGGCGCACGGCCCCCCTCCTGGCTACGGCTGCGCGGCGGCCGGCTACCTGGACGGCAGGCTGGAGCCCCTGTACGAGCGCGTCGGGGCGCCGGCGCTGCGGCCGCTGGTGATCAAGCAGGAGCCGCGCGAGGAGGACGAGGCGAAGCAGCTGGCGCTGGCCGGCCTCTTCCCCtaccagccgccgccgccgccgccgccgccgcacccGCACCCGCCGCCTGCGCACCTGGCCGCCCCGCACCTGCAGTTCCAGATCGCGCACTGCGGCCAGACCACCATGCACCTGCAGCCCGGCCACCCCACGCCGCCGCCCACGCCCGTGCCCAGCCCTCACCCGGCGCCGGCTCTCGGCCCCGCTGGCTTGCCAGGCCCGGGCGGCGCGCTCAAGGGGCTGGCCGCGACGCACCCCGACCTccgcgcgggcggcggcggcaacGCGGGCAAAGTCAAGAAGTCGGTGGACAAGAACAGCAACGAATACCGGGTGCGGCGCGAGCGCAACAACATCGCCGTGCGCAAGAGCCGGGACAAGGCCAAGCAGCGCAACGTGGAGACACAGCAGAAGGTGCTGGAGCTGACCAGTGACAATGACCGCCTGCGCAAGCGGGTGGAACAACTGAGCCGCGAACTGGACACGCTGCGGGGTATCTTCCGCCAGCTGCCCGAGAGCTCCCTGGTCAAGGCCATGGGCAACTGCGCGTGA